In Lagopus muta isolate bLagMut1 chromosome 20, bLagMut1 primary, whole genome shotgun sequence, the following proteins share a genomic window:
- the SDF2 gene encoding stromal cell-derived factor 2, translated as MRRGPVPVVAFVLALGAAARGGGSGPVTCGSVVKLLNVRHNVRLHSHDVRYGSGSGQQSVTGVSAADDGNSYWRVRGRTAAVCERGQPVRCGQAIRLTHLGTGRNLHSHNFVSPLSGNQEVSAFGEDGEGDYLDDWTVLCSGTYWARDSEVRFQHTSTDVFLSVTGEQYGRPINGQREVHGMATSSQNNYWKVMEGIFMQPGEIFKAEQHHVEL; from the exons ATGCGGCGGGGCCCGGTGCCAGTGGTGGCCTTCGTGTTGGCGCTGGGCGCGGCGGCGCGGGGTGGCGGTTCCGGGCCTGTAACGTGCGGTTCGGTGGTGAAGCTGCTCAACGTGCGGCACAACGTTCGGCTGCATTCGCACGATGTGCGCTACGGCTCCG GCAGCGGGCAGCAGTCGGTGACCGGCGTGTCGGCGGCGGATGATGGGAACAGCTACTGGAGGGTGCGAGGCCGCACGGCCGCTGTGTGTGAGCGGGGCCAGCCGGTGCGCTGCGGGCAGGCCATCCGCCTCACGCACCTGGGCACCGGCCGCAACCTGCACAGCCACAACTTCGTCTCCCCGCTCTCTGGCAACCAG gagGTGAGCGCCTTTGGGGAGGATGGTGAGGGCGACTACCTGGACGACTggacagtgctgtgcagtgggaCCTACTGGGCACGGGACAGCGAGGTTCGCTTCCAGCACACCTCCACCGACGTCTTCCTCTCGGTGACAGGCGAGCAGTATGGGCGGCCCATCAACGGGCAGAGGGAGGTGCACGGCATGGCCACCTCCAGCCAGAATAACTACTGGAAGGTGATGGAAGGCATCTTCATGCAGCCCGGAGAGATCTTCAAAGCGGAGCAGCACCACGTTGAGTTGTGA